Genomic DNA from Streptomyces sp. PCS3-D2:
GCCGGTCACGAACTCCCCGAACCCGCGGACCGCAAGCGCAAACGGCTCGCCGACCCCGCGTCGGCCGCCGAGCTGCGTGCGGTGGAACAGACACGCTCCCCCTGCGACCCGGCCTTCCGGCACGGTGTCGTTGTGGGATTCGACGGATCGACGTCCAGCGAGCGTGCGCTCGCCTACGCGATCGGTATGGCCCGCCGCTCCGGATCGGGTCTGATCATCGTCCACGTGGCCAACCGACTGCCCACCACCGTGTGGGCGGGCTGTGAGCCCCCCGTCTTCGTGGACGTGCCGGACCACCGCACCGAGGTGTTGGGGCTGGAGCTGGCCTGCGCCGACTATCTGGCCGAAGTGCCATGGATTCTGGTCGAGCGCGGCGGTGACATCTGCCATGAGCTGGAGGAGGTGGGCCGGGAGTATTCGGCCGACGCCATCGTGGTCGGCTCCACGCACGGGATCGTGGGCCGGATCTTCGGCTCGGTGGCCGGGCGACTCGCCAAGCGCGCACAGCGACCGGTCGTTGTCATTCCGTGACCGCTTGTTAAGTCGATTGTGCGGTTGTGCCCTCGTGTAAAGGGTAGATAAATGCTGCTGGGACGCAGCACACAACTGCAGATCGAAGGGAGCCCGCCGTGGACAATGGTGTCTCTGCGGGAAGCACGGCCTCGACTTCGACCCTGGGGAACATCGCCCTGGGTCTCACCCTTCTCGCATTCGGTATCGGCCACACCGGCGTCATCGACGGCGTGTCCGCTGCCAGCTCCTTGCCGCTCGCGATGTACGTCGGCGGCGCCGCCCTCTTCCTCCTGGGCCTCCTGGAGTACCGCGGTGGCAACGGATTCAACGGCACCGCGTTCGCGGGCCTCGGCGTCTTCTGGTTCACCTGGGCCAAGGCGGCGGGCGGATCCGCCTCCGACGAGGCCGCCGGAACGTTTCTCGTCCTCTTCGCGATGCTCGCGCTGACCCTCACGGTGGCCGCCGCGAGCGGAGTGTTCAGCCAGGGCGTCCACGCCCTCCTGACCCTCTCCCTGGTCCTGCTCGCCGTGGCCTCGTTCATGGACAGCGGCGCTCTGGCCAAGGCGGGCGGCTGGGTCGCCGCCGTCTCCGGGCTGCTGGCCTGGTACGGGGCCACCGCGGCCCTGGCGCACTGGCCGATGGCCTTCGGCAGGGCCGGGCGCAGCGGCGCGGTCGCGGCGGGCTGAGCACGGCGCGCAGGAACGCGCGGGAACGCGGAGGAACGCGCGGGAACCGCAGGGACACACGGGAGCCTCCGTGCGCACAGCGCACGGAGGCTCCCGTGTGGATGGTGTCCGGTGGTGGCCCGGGGCCACTACTACTCGACGGTGACCGACTTCGCCAGGTTGCGCGGCTTGTCGATGTCCCGGCCCATGGCCAGGGCCGTGTGGTACGCCAGCAGCTGGAGCGGGATGCCCATGAGGATCGGGTCCAGCTCGTCCTCGTTCTTCGGGACCACGATGGTGTGGTCCGCCTTCTCCTGCTCGCGGTGGGCGACCGCGAGGATCCGACCGCTGCGGGCCTTGATCTCCTCCAGCGCCGCGCGGTTCTTCTCCAGCAGGTCGTCGTCCGGGACGATCGCGACCGTCGGCAGCGAGGGCTCGATCAGGGCCAGCGGGCCGTGCTTGAGCTCGGAGGCGGGGTAGGCCTCGGCGTGGATGTAGGAGATCTCCTTCAGCTTGAGGGAGGCCTCCAGGGCCACGGGGTAGCCGCGGACCCGGCCGATGAACATCATCGACTTGGCCTCGGCGAACTCGGCCGCGAGCTTCTTGATGTCCTCTTCGCCGTCGAGGATCTCCTGGATCTGCGCCGGCAGCCTGCGCAGGCCCTCGATGATCCGCTTGCCGTCGGTGACCGAGAGGTCCCGGATGCGGCCGAGGTGCACGGCGAGCAGCGCGAAGGCCACGACCGTGTTGGTGAAGCACTTGGTGGAGACGACGCACACCTCGGGGCCGGCGTGCACGTAGACGCCGCCGTCGGCCTCGCGGGCGATCGCGGAGCCGACCACGTTGACGACGCCCAGGACGCGGGCGCCCTTGCGCTTGAGCTCCTGCACGGCCGCGAGCACGTCGTAGGTCTCACCCGACTGCGAGACCGCGATGTAGAGGGTGTCGGGGTCCACGACCGGGTTGCGGTAGCGGAACTCCGACGCCGGCTCGGCGTCCGCGGGGATGCGGGCCATGCCCTCGATGAGGCCGGCGCCGATCAGGCCCGCGTGGTACGAGGTGCCGCAGCCCAGGATCTTGACCCGGCGGATGCCGCGCGCCTCGCGCGGATCCAGGTTCAGCCCGCCCAGGTGGACTGTGCTGAAGCGGTCGTCGATCCGGCCGCGCAGCACGCGGTCGACCGCGTCGGGCTGCTCGGAGATCTCCTTGTGCATGTAGGTGTCGTGACCGCCCATGTCGTAGGAGGCGGCCTCCCACTCCACGGTCTCCGGGGTGGCGTTCGTCGTCGTTCCGCCCGTGGTGTAGGTGCGGAAGTCGTCGGCCTTGAGGGTGGCCATCTCGCCGTCGTTCAGGGTGACGACCTGGCGGGTGTGGGCGATCAGCGCGGCGACGTCGGAGGCGACGAGCATCTCCTTCTCGCCGATGCCGAGGATGACCGGCGAGCCGTTGCGGGCCACCACGATGCGGTCGGTGAAGTCGGCGTGCATCACGGCGATGCCGTACGTGCCCTCGATCACCTTCAGGGCCTCGCGGACCTTCTCCTCCAGGCTGTCGGCCTGGGAGCGGGCGATCAGGTGGGTGATGACCTCGGTGTCGGTCTCGGAGGCGAAGACGACACCGTCGGCCTCCAGCTTGGCCCGGAGCTCGGCGGCGTTGTCGACGATGCCGTTGTGGACGACGGCGACCTTGTTCTCGGGGTCGAGGTGCGGGTGGGAGTTGACGTCGCTCGGGGCGCCGTGCGTGGCCCAGCGGGTGTGGGCGATGCCCGTGGTGCCGGCGAAGCGCTTGGGGACCCGGGCCTCCAGATCGCGGACGCGGCCCTTGGCCTTGACCATCTTGAGCGCGCCGGCCTTCGGGCTGTTCACGACGATGCCCGCGGAGTCGTATCCGCGGTACTCCAGCCGTGCCAGGCCCTCCAGCAGCAGCGGTGCCACGTCACGCTTTCCGATGTAACCGACGATTCCGCACATACGGTCCTGCCCCTCCTGAAGTTCGGTTCCTTGCCCGTCGTCCGCCCGCGGCCGCTCCGGCGGCGGCCGGTCAGCCGTAGACCATGCGGCGCAGCTGCCGGAGCGAGAGCTCCGGGGGCGCCACGGCGCGGTGCGGCAGCTCGGCCGCGATCCGCTCGAAGATCTCCGCGTTCACGGCTCCGCCGGCCTGTAGTTCGCGGTGGCGGCGGCGGACGAAGTCCTCCGTCGTCTCGTCGAAGTAGGCGAGCACGTCGAGGACCACCCGGGCCGCTTCGCCCCGCTGCAGCGAGGTGCTGCGCACCAGGTGTTCGACGAGATCGTCATAGGACGGGCGGCGGTCGAGCACCCGTAGATATTGACGCTTCCGGCCGCCCAACGCAAAGATCCTGCCCGATTCCGGGCAGGATCTCTCTGGTCTGGACCAGCGGAATGGATGCATCCGGTCAGAATCTACGCAAAACCGCCTGCTTCGCCGCGGCGAACTCGTCGGCCGTGAGGACTCCCGTCTGGTGCAGCTCCCCCAGCTCCCGCAGCCGCCGCAGCAGGGCGTCGTGGTCCTCCGCGACGCCGCCGGCCGGCGCGGCGAGCTCCTTCGGCGGGGCGTCCTCGACGGCCCGGTCCTGGACCGGCGCGGCCGGGTGCGGCAGCCGCAGTGCCACCGCCGCGGCGACCAGCGCCATCAGCGGGTCCTTCTTGAAGCCGAACAGCTCGACCGTGTACGGGTCGTACTTGGGCGCGGCCGACTGCGCCGCGCCGGCCAGGACGAAGCGGAGCCAGCCG
This window encodes:
- a CDS encoding universal stress protein, with the translated sequence MAGHELPEPADRKRKRLADPASAAELRAVEQTRSPCDPAFRHGVVVGFDGSTSSERALAYAIGMARRSGSGLIIVHVANRLPTTVWAGCEPPVFVDVPDHRTEVLGLELACADYLAEVPWILVERGGDICHELEEVGREYSADAIVVGSTHGIVGRIFGSVAGRLAKRAQRPVVVIP
- a CDS encoding GPR1/FUN34/YaaH family transporter; translation: MDNGVSAGSTASTSTLGNIALGLTLLAFGIGHTGVIDGVSAASSLPLAMYVGGAALFLLGLLEYRGGNGFNGTAFAGLGVFWFTWAKAAGGSASDEAAGTFLVLFAMLALTLTVAAASGVFSQGVHALLTLSLVLLAVASFMDSGALAKAGGWVAAVSGLLAWYGATAALAHWPMAFGRAGRSGAVAAG
- the glmS gene encoding glutamine--fructose-6-phosphate transaminase (isomerizing); the protein is MCGIVGYIGKRDVAPLLLEGLARLEYRGYDSAGIVVNSPKAGALKMVKAKGRVRDLEARVPKRFAGTTGIAHTRWATHGAPSDVNSHPHLDPENKVAVVHNGIVDNAAELRAKLEADGVVFASETDTEVITHLIARSQADSLEEKVREALKVIEGTYGIAVMHADFTDRIVVARNGSPVILGIGEKEMLVASDVAALIAHTRQVVTLNDGEMATLKADDFRTYTTGGTTTNATPETVEWEAASYDMGGHDTYMHKEISEQPDAVDRVLRGRIDDRFSTVHLGGLNLDPREARGIRRVKILGCGTSYHAGLIGAGLIEGMARIPADAEPASEFRYRNPVVDPDTLYIAVSQSGETYDVLAAVQELKRKGARVLGVVNVVGSAIAREADGGVYVHAGPEVCVVSTKCFTNTVVAFALLAVHLGRIRDLSVTDGKRIIEGLRRLPAQIQEILDGEEDIKKLAAEFAEAKSMMFIGRVRGYPVALEASLKLKEISYIHAEAYPASELKHGPLALIEPSLPTVAIVPDDDLLEKNRAALEEIKARSGRILAVAHREQEKADHTIVVPKNEDELDPILMGIPLQLLAYHTALAMGRDIDKPRNLAKSVTVE